From a single Saimiri boliviensis isolate mSaiBol1 chromosome 7, mSaiBol1.pri, whole genome shotgun sequence genomic region:
- the OR10P1 gene encoding olfactory receptor 10P1 — MAGVNHTTLPEFLLLGFSDLKALQGPLFWVVLLVYLVTLLSNSLIILLTQVSPALHSPMYFFLRHLSVVELFYTTDIVPRTLANLASPHPQAISFQGCAAQMYIFIVLGISECCLLTAMAYDRYVAICQPLHYSTLLSPQACMTMVGTSWLTGIITATTHASLIFSLPFPSHPMIPHFLCDILPVLRLASAGKHRSEISVMTATVVFIMVPFSMIVTSYIRILGAILAMTSTQSRHKVFSTCSSHLLVVCLFFGTASITYIRPQAGSSVTTDRILSLFYTVITPMLNPIIYTLRNKDVTRALRHLVKRQSPSP; from the coding sequence ATGGCTGGGGTAAACCATACTACGCTGCCTGAATTCCTCCTTCTGGGATTCTCTGACCTGAAGGCCCTGCAGGGCCCCCTGTTCTGGGTGGTGCTTCTGGTCTACCTAGTCACCTTGCTGAGTAACTCCCTGATCATCCTCCTCACGCAGGTCAGCCCTGCTCTGCACTCCCCCATGTACTTCTTCCTGCGCCACCTCTCAGTGGTGGAGCTCTTCTACACCACCGACATTGTGCCCAGGACCCTGGCCAACCTGGCCTCCCCACATCCCCAAGCCATCTCCTTCCAGGGCTGTGCAGCCCAGATGTACATCTTCATTGTCCTGGGCATCTCGGAGTGCTGCCTGCTCACAGCCATGGCCTATGACCGATATGTTGCCATCTGCCAGCCCCTGCACTACTCCACCCTCTTGAGCCCACAGGCCTGCATGACCATGGTGGGCACCTCCTGGCTCACAGGCATCATCACAGCCACCACCCATGCCTCCCTCATCTTCTCTCTGCCCTTCCCCAGCCACCCAATGATCCCACACTTTCTCTGTGACATCCTGCCAGTACTGAGACTGGCAAGTGCTGGGAAGCACAGGAGTGAGATCTCCGTGATGACAGCTACCGTAGTCTTCATCATGGTCCCTTTCTCTATGATTGTCACCTCTTACATCCGCATCCTGGGTGCCATCCTAGCAATGACTTCCACCCAGAGCCGCCACAAGGTCTTCTCCACCTGCTCCTCCCATCTGCTTGTGGTCTGTCTCTTCTTTGGAACAGCCAGCATCACCTACATACGGCCCCAGGCAGGCTCCTCTGTCACCACAGACCGCATCCTCAGTCTCTTCTACACGGTCATCACACCCATGCTCAACCCCATCATCTACACCCTTCGGAACAAGGATGTGACGAGGGCCCTGAGACACCTGGTGAAGAGgcagagcccctcaccctga